Part of the Leptotrichia massiliensis genome, AAATTAATTCAATGCCGACAGAGCTTGACGAAGTGACAAGACGTGTTATGCAGCTTGAAATTGAAAAAGTGGCACTTGAGAAGGAAAAAGATCAGGCTTCTAAGGATAGACTTGTTACATTGGAAAAAGAATTGGCAGAACTTAATGAGAAAAAGGCTGCGTTTAAGGCACAATGGGAAAGTGAAAAGCAGGAAGTTGAAAAAATACAAAATATTAATACAGAAATTGAAAAAGTTAAACTTCAAATTGCCGATGCGCAAAGAAAAAATGACTACAACAAACTGGCAGAACTGCAATACGGTAAATTGCCAGCACTGGAAAAACAAAGGGCAGATGAAGAAGAAAAAGCCAAAAATCAAAATCCAGATACAAATAAATTATTAAAACAGGAAATTGACAGTGAAGAAATAGCAGAAATTGTTGGAAAATGGACTGGGATACCAGTTTCAAAATTGTTACAGGGAGAGCGTGAAAAAATCTTACACCTTGCAGAACAAATGATGAAAAGAGTAATCGGACAAGATGAAGCAATCACAACAATAAGTGACACAATAATTCGTTCACGTGCTGGATTAAAAGATCCAAACCGTCCAATTGGTTCATTTATTTTCTTAGGACCAACAGGGGTAGGTAAGACTTATTTGACAAAAACTCTTGCATTTAACCTGTTTGACGATGAAAGCAATATTATTAGAATTGACATGAGTGAATACATGGATAAATTTAGCACCACAAGATTAATCGGAGCGCCTCCAGGGTATGTAGGATATGAAGAAGGTGGTCAGTTGACAGAAGCTGTGAGAAGAAAACCTTATTCAGTAATCCTGTTTGACGAAATTGAAAAGGCTCATCCAGATGTATTTAATATTCTGTTGCAGCTACTTGACGATGGAAGGCTTACAGATGGTAAAGGGAAAGTTGTAGACTTTAAGAATACAATTATCATTATGACTTCAAATATCGGAAGTGAAATTATATTGGAAGATCCGCAAGTTTCCGAGCCAACAAAAGAAGCTGTATTAAATGAAATGAAACATAGATTCAAGCCAGAATTCTTGAACAGAATTGACGATATTATCGTATTTAAAGCATTAGGAAAAGAAAGTGTGAAAAATATTATCTCGCTTATCCTTGATGAAATAAATGATAAATTAAAAGAACAATATATAAAAATTGAATTTACAGACAAAGCTCTAGATTATATTGTAAATGAGGCTTATGACCCAGCTTATGGAGCAAGACCTCTAAAACGTTTTGTTCAAAAAGATATAGAAACTAACTTATCAAAAATGATTTTGAGCAACGAAGTACCTGAAAATAGTACAGTTGTGCTGGATAGCGATGGGGAAAAATTGATTTACGATGTGAAGAAATAAATTAGGAATTGAATAAAACTTTAAAATATTTTTTGAAGTGAGTTTTTAGGAAATAGAGAAGTATCAGAAATGGTACTTCTTTTTTTTCAGAAAAGATGTAAAAACAAACATATTGTTTGACAATTTTTTATAAAATAAATATAATGTATTTACAAAAATAATATTATTTTAAGTGGATAAATGAGTGAAATAAAAAATAGTCTAAAGTTTTGGGGACACTCCAATGCCGGAGCAGAATTAGACAGCATACTGCCACCAACTTCACGTAGAAAGGGAGCAAGAGAGGCAAAAAAACAGACTGTATTACAGAAAATAAGAAATATAGTGGAAATTTTTATTGGAATTTAGCTATACATTCAAACCTATTTAAAATTAATTATATAAATTTAGGGATTGAGTAAAATAGTTATAGTTTTTTAGTTCGGTTTTAAAGAAATTTTACTATAGATTATAATAATTTTAAAAATAAAAAGTGATATTGTAAATTTTTTTTATAAAATCTATCAGTATCACTTTTTTATTCTAATAATTTTTAATTTTTTCTATTTCTTTCAATTTTCTTCTTTAAAGCCTTAAAAGGTAATTTTTTTAATATTTTCTGGAATCATAGTATAAATCGCCTTCCTCTTTCTTTCACGGACTATCTGTAATAACAATACCTTATAAAAGTTCAAATATCAATAAAATCGACAGTGTTAATATATAAAAAACTTAAAAATGATATTTTTTTTATTGAAAAATTCTAAGAAATTTAGTAAAATGTACTTAGTAAGAAAGGTATATTTTAGTCAAAACATAATAATTTTTATTTTTTTATAATTTTTTCTAAATGTTCGGATATTAAATTATAAAAAAGAGATTTGCAAAATTAAGGGAGAACAGAATTATGAAAAAATTACATATTTTAAGTACAATGATGCTGTCAGCAGCAACTGCAATGGCTCAGGAAATAAAGATAAATGGGGGCTGGGACTTTGACAGGGCATATAAAAATGATTTAACTAAACATCAGAAAGGTTTGTCGAATACTATTTATGACTATAAATTTAAAAATGGTCCCGTTGCAGGAATAGAGTGGCTGTTTGACAATCAGGGAAGGTTTGAATTAGGAATTGGTGCAGAACATAAGTTTTCTGTAAAATCTTCATCTTTAAAAGATAAAAATGAAATGAAAATGTATGAAATAACACCGATGTACTTAACAAGTAAATATAATTTAATAACTTCTAAAAAAGGAAATGATCTGATGTATCTTATCGGAAGAGCAGGGTATGCTCAGGCTAAAGCTGGAAGAGACAACAAAGAAGATTTGAACGATAAAAATTTTCGTGGTGGTCTTTATTATGCTGGTGGTCTAGGTACTCAAGTTGGTCCCATTTCAATTGAAGCATTGTATGAAAGATCAAATTTACGATATGACAAAGTAAATTTAGGTAATATAAATAGAAATAATATAAGTACTCTAAATAATTTTAAAAAGACGAAAGACAATATAAATACTGTTGGTATAAGAATAGGATATAGTATCGGAAATACAAAAAATTTACCAAAGAAAAAAAATGAAACTGTACCTTTTGATCCTTTTAGAACTGATATTTTTGCTAAAACAGGAGATATGCAATATACTACGGATAAAATTCAGAAAAAAAAATGGAATGGCGGAGAACTTAGATTAAATGCAGGATATAATTTTAAGAACAGATATAATGTTCAGCCAGAGCAATTTTTAGGAACAGGAATGAAAAATAATAAATGGCAGTCTGCAAAATCTGATTTTGATATAAAAAAAATGCCTGTTGTTGGCTTGGAATATTTATTTGATAATCAAGGAGTTGTTGAATTAGGTCTAGGCGTTGAACAAAAATTTTATGATATTACTGCTTTTTTTAATGATAAAAATCAAAAACATGTTTTAAGAACATATCCCGCTTATGCTACAACAAAAATTAACTTAGTAAATAATAAAGGAGATAATCTTATTTACGCTGTTGGACGAATAGGATATGTACATGGTGAAATAAAGGAAGAAAACTTTAACAAGAAAGATCTTCGTGGCGGTCTTTACTACGCTGGAGGATTAGGTACAGAATTAGGACCAGTTTCTATAGAAGCCCTTTACGAAAGGTCAAATTTTAAATATCAGCCAAAAGATACAGTCAGTCCTATAAAAACTAAAGTTAAAATTGATACATTTGGTATAAGAGTAGGATATAGAATAGGAAGTATAAAAAATAAACCGAAAATAAAAGAAGTTAAAACAGCAGCATATACCTATAATATACCAGAAGAAGACAGGATAAATATAGCCGGCAATTTGAAAAACAAAAGTAATGAAGTTTTAACTTTTAAAAGAAGTTCTGCAAAAAAACTGAAATCTTTGGAAAATGAAATAAAGGAAGTTAGAGTGGCAGACCATAATAATTATAACGATATACCAGAAGAAGATAGGATAGATATAGCTGGTAATTTGAAAGAAAAAAGTAATACTGATTCAACTTTAAAAAAAGGTACTGTAAAAAGGGAAAAATACTTTGAAGATGAGATGAAAAAAGAAAACACTAAAACTGTATCTGAAGAAGATTCCATAGATATAATCAATAATTTAAGTTTTAACAGATTATAAATTATAGGTTTTCTAAAAAGAAAAAATTTGACTACAACATGAAGTTGAAACATTAATTTGGGAAAGGTGATAGAAAATGAAAAGATTTATAATTGCTGTACTGATCTTAATTTTTATGAGTTTTTTGATAATGGCTGAAAATATAGGTAATGTATCTTCTTCAGTAAGCGAAATAAAATCGAATAACGATATATTATTAAAATGTTCAAATATGGCGGGAGAAAGTACACAAGTAACTGGAATAAATGAAAATAATGGGAATAATATATTTTTAAAATGTATGAATTCTGAAAATATAAATGAAAGTATAGTTACAACAAATAAAATTAATTCCAAAGATATATTATTGGAATGTTTAAATCCGAGTGAAAAAACAGCAGGTGAAACAGAGAAAGTTGGAAATTCTAATGAAAAAATATTAAAATGTTCAAATATAGTTAAAATAATTAATGCGAGTGAATTACTTCAAACAGATAAAATTGGGGATGTCAAAGGAATACAGTTAAAATGTTCAAATCCAGTAAAAAATGTAAATACAGCTGAAAACCCACTATCTGAAAGCAACAGTTCAAAAGATATAGTTTTAAAATGTTCAAGTACATCTGAAAATCTTTTGAAAAACGAAACAACGATAAATAGTGAAAGAGTAACTACAACTGAAATAACATTAAAATGTTCAAATGTAGTTAAAGTTATTGATGGAAATAAAGTCTTTTCGGATAATTTAGAAAATTATGATGCAGTAATATTAAACTGTACAGAGAAAACAGAAAATAACAACAATATTATTGGTAATATAGGACAACCAAAAGGGAATATTGGGTCGTTAGGAAGTAATATAGGTGGAAAAGTTCCTATTGGACCTATTATTGGGGGAGCAGTAGGAATTCCTGCTGTTGGAGCGATTGTCGGAGGAATTGGACATCATGGTGGTAAAGGAAAAGATGACTCTCCGAAAGCTCAAAATGGTGGTAACAATGGTTCAAATAATAGTGGAAAAAATGATATTGGAAAACCCAAAAAAGATGATTCAAAAATACATAATGTAAAAGGAATTGGAATTCAGCCAGTTAATCCTTTTTGGAGAAGTAATCTTCAAGAAGCGGAAGACTCTTATTCAAAAATAGCAAGGGTAGGATTTCAGTGGGTAAGAATTACAGCTTCGTGGCATAGAATTCAATCTTCAAAAAACGGAGGGTATGACTGGCAGGACATAGATGATGCTATTGCTCTTGCAAAAAAATATAACTTAAAAGTTTTGATGCAAATAAGTAGTGCTCCCGAATGGGCAACAGGAGTAGACAAACTTTCAGCTGCTGAAAAAAATGCGTTAAATGCAAGAAAAATTTGGGTAGCATCATTTGCTCCGCTTCCGCAGTATGATAATGATTTTTCAAATTTTGTAAGTGCATTAGTAAATAGATATGCTCGGCAAGGAGTAATTGACTATGAATTTTGGAATGAACCAGGAAATCCAGAATTTTGGCATGACACGATTCAAAATCCTAAACCTAATCCTGAACATTATACTCATTTATTGAAAATAGCCTATACAGCAGCACATAATGCACATAATGATGTAAATGTTATGGCTGGTGGAATGACAGTAGGAGGGAGTAATAATTCAACAGGGTATATTGGACCTATGGAATTTTTAGAGAGAATGTACAGAGCTGGAGCAAAAGAATATTTTGACGGTGTATCACATCATCCTTATGGAATTTATGCTAGAGCTTTTCGGGATAATGGATGGGCAAATATGATAGGTGATGTTGTAAAACCTGGAGGCGGAGAAAAAACATTATATCAGATAATGTTAGAGAATGGTGATGGAAATAAAAAAATATGGCCGTCAGAAGTAGGACTAGATGCCGCTTATCCTGGAGTCGATGAAACAAAACAAGCCAATGTAATAAGCCAAATTTTAGGATGGTATCAAAAATCAAATATATTTGGGCCTCTTATTCTATATCAAGCAAAAGACAGAAAGCCTTATATTACTTCAGGAGTAGTTGATAGAGATAGTAATGGCGATGGGTGGCTTGATGTAAATATTGATACAAATGGCGATGGTATTCCTGATGCAAATATTGACGCAGATAATAATGGACGGCCTGATATACTGGATGCTGCAGACCCTGCAAATTATTTTGGGATTTGGAAGTCAGATGGTACTGAAAAGAAGGCAGTAGATGTGATTCGAAGATTTATTAATAATCAGCCGTTACCTGGATCAAATCCATTAACAAATGGATGTGATAGTGCCACAGATGCTTCAGGACAATGGAAGAGTGTAAAATGTTGGGAATTTAAAGATAGAAATCTCCCTTCTGATTGGCAAAGTAAAAAGGCTATTAATCATCTAAATAGTCACTTGTCTTATTTACACAATAATATCAGTCTTGTAAACGGTGATCATGTTAGAATTACTACACGTCGTCATTGTGTTAATAGAAGAGGAGACCCGTTAACTGATGCAAATGCGACTACAGGAGTTTGTCCTGCAGGTAAGGTTACCCAATATTCGAGTGGTAGGCTAGAATCTAATAAGCTTGTGGATGCTTCTAAGCCGTTCCGTGCAGAAGTACGTGCCAGAATGAACTGGAATCGTCTGCAAGGAATGCGTACAGCTCTTTGGATGCAGAAACAGCACAATGATGTAGATACGCCTATTTGTAAAAATCCAGGTGGAAGTGCCCCTTACGGTTCACTATTAATTTTAGAATGGTTTGCAAGCACTCCTAGTTATGCATGGCCTGCAACTAATATTAGCTGTTATTACAGCCAAGTTAATCACGAGTGGACACCGCGTGGATTTACACATCGACTGGAAAATATTGTTGGTGGACACACTACATCACTAACACATGAATGGCACGTTTGGGCAATTGAGTTTGATGGAACAAAAGTACGTTATTATATGGATGGAAGGTTGATTCCAGTAGTTCATTATCGTATTAAGGATGCTCAACGTATCAGTGTAGTTGACAATACTAGATATGATCAATACGGTAACTATCTTTCTACTATGCCAGATGAAGACTTTAGCAAGCTAAATATTCCTTCTGCCTTAATTAAACAAGGATTTGAGAACGATAAATGGCATTTCATTTTTAATGATTATGTGGAATGGGAACCAGGTTTGAATCCACCTTCTGAACATTCTCCGTTCCCAGTTCAAACTACAGAGATTGACTACGTACGTTTGTATCGTAAAAATTGATTTTATATCAGATATACGAGCTAAAGAAAGATAATTTTAAATTTGTTTAAAAAAAGATAAACTGTTTCATAAGAATGATTTTATGAAGCAGTTTTCTTTTGTTATATATACTTGAAACAATTTAAAATGGAACTACTAAAATTATACAAATTTAGTGTTTGGGTAAAATAGTCATAGCTTTTTATTTTTCTTCTATCTCTTGTCTATAATAACCAGACCTTATAAAATTTGAATTGTCAATATATTCATATACAAAATTTTGAAAAAAACTTTACAAATGTGAAAAAATTAGTTATAATAATAAATATTATGTGATAGAGGTGCAATTATTAAAAGTAAATTTATGGAGAAAAGTCGATTCTGTGAAATAAGTTGAAAGGAATAATTGCCGAAGTGTAAGGATTGACTATCTTTATTGCTGGGGCTATGGAGAATATCCATAGGACTGTCATTATCAAAGGATAATGGGGAGCTGTCAGATATAATTCATATAAATTTTTTAAGTTTTTTAGTTTTAAATAAAAATAATAAAAATTTTTAGATATATGTTTTATATGCTGATGCTTGTTATCGGCATTTTTTATTATCCGAAAAACAAAAATACTGAAAGGAGAAGGAAATTTTTTATTTTTAAAAAGTTTCTGTGGAAATATGAAATTATTTGGAACGTCGAAAGTTAATGAAAAAGGCAATTTATCAATAGGAGGAGTGGATACCGTTGAACTCGTAAAAGAATTTAAAACGCCACTTTATGTTATGGATCAGGAGCTTATTGAAACAACGATAGATAAAATGAAAGAGGCATTTAAGTCTACGAGATTTAATACAAGAATTGCTTATGCTGGGAAAGCGTTTTTGTCAACGGGGATGATTAAACTGGTTGAATCAAAAGGACTGGATTTGGATGTTGTTTCGGGCGGAGAACTTTATACTGCTCATAAAGCGGGATTTCCGATGAATAAAGTTCATTTGCATGGAAACAATAAATTAGTAAGTGAAATTAAAATGGCTGTTGAATTTGGGATTGATACGATTGTTGTTGATAATGAAGATGAAATTGATAAAATTGAGAGAATTTGCCGTGAAAAAGGGAAGAAACAGGCTGTGCTTGTGAGAATCGATCCAGGAATAGAGGCACATACGCATCATTATATAAAGACTTCTGGGCTTACTTCAAAATTTGGAATTTCATTGTTTCAGGATAATTTATTTGATATAATTAAAAGGCTGAATGATAGCGAATGGATAGAATTTAAAGGATTTCATACGCATATCGGTTCACAAATTTTCCAATCGGCGTTCTTTATATTTGCTCTAGATGAGATTTTTAAATATTTAGATAAATTGAAAAAGGAATTGGGAATAGTAGTTCACACAGTAAATATGGGTGGAGGATTTGGAGTTTACTATAAGGAAGGAGATGATCCGAAACCGATAGAGGAAGTACTTAGTGAAATAATAACATACACGGAAGCAATGGAAATTAAATATCAGATTGGATTTAAGGAACTTTGCATTGAGCCAGGAAGAAGTATTGTCGGAAATGCTGGAACTACTTTGTACGAAGTTGGAGGAATTAAGGAAACAGTCGGCGGAAAAACGTATGTATTTATAGATGGAGGAATGTCGGATAATATAAGAACGGCATTATATCAGGCAGAATATGAAGCTGGAGTTGTAAGCAAGCTAAATGATACAGATGTAAGAGAAATAACTTTGGCAGGAAAACTGTGTGAATCAGGGGATATTATCATTGAAAAAGGAAAATTGCCAAAAGCAACAGAAATTGGAGATATTGTGGCAGTAACGACAACAGGGGCATATTGTTACACAATGTCAAGCAACTATAACAGAATGATGCGACCAGCAGTTGTATTCGTAAAGAATGGAAAAGCTAAAGTTGCGGTAAAGAGAGAAACATTGGATGATTTAATTAGAAATGATGAAATTTTTGATTTATAAAAAATAAGAAAGAGGTGAATTTATTGTGATTATTGTACATAAATATGGTGGAACTTCGGTTGCTACAACGGAGAAAATAATGAATATCGCAAAATATTTGGGAAGTGTGAAGGATTCTGGAAACGATGTGGTTGTCGTGGTTTCAGCGATGGGAAAAACTACAGATGCCTTAATAAAATTGGCTCACGAAATTACCGATAAACCTGATTTGAGGGAAATGGACAGGCTGATGTCAACTGGAGAGCAGCAGACAATCGCATTGCTTAGCATCGCTTTACAGACGCTTGGATACGAGGCTATCTCGCTTACAGGGGCTCAGGCAGGAATAAAAACAAGCGGACATTATACAAAAAACAGAATCGAAGACATTAACGGAAAAGAGATAAAAGAACATTTATCAAAAGGGAAAATTGTAGTTGTGGCTGGATTTCAGGGAGTAAATGAAGCTGGAGATGTGACAACTTTGGGACGTGGAGGATCTGATACTTCGGCTGTTGCTCTAGCGGCTGCACTTGGAGGGAAATGTGAAATTTACACAGATGTGGACGGAATTTATTCAATTGATCCAAGAGTTTATAAAGATGCCAAAAAATTGCCAGTTGTTTCTTATGATGAAATGATGGAGCTGGCTTTTTTAGGAGCTGGAGTAATGGAGCCAAGAGCAGTTGAGCTTGGAAGCAAATATGGTGTAGAAATTTACGTTGGAAAATCGCTTGGAGAAAAAAACGGAACGATTATAACATCAAGAGAAAAAACAAAGGAGAATAAGGAAATGGAGCAAAAAGTAATAACAGGGGTATCAATCAATGAAAATATGGTAATGGTAAACGTGGAGGAAATTCCAACAAATGCACAAAACGTGTATGAAATCTTCAAAAGAGCCGAAGCAAACGGAATAAACATTGATATAATAAGTCAAAATGATGTAACAAGCCATCACGGAAGCTTTGCCTTCACTTGTCCAAAAACAGATATTGCGGCACTTGAAAAAATTGGAGCAGAAATAGAAGCAGAATTTCCAAGAACATCGTTCATAATAAATCCTTACATTACAAAAGTTTCTGTAGTAGGAATAGGACTGATAAGCAACATTGGAGTTGCTGCCAAAATGTTTAGAATCCTTTCAGAAAACGACATAAGTTTCCATCAGGTTTCTACTTCTGAAATCAGTATTTCGTTAGTTGTAGACGAAGTTATGGGAAAAAGAGTAGCTGAATTATTTGCTAAGGAATTTGATTTGTAAAAGGAGAGTCTGAGTTAAAAGAATAGTAATGAAACTATATCAAAGTATCTTTTTAAGCAATTCAAAGATTATTAAAAAAAATAAATTTTATAATGTGAACTAGATAAAGTATTTTTAAAGGAAATTTTATGAAAAGAGTTTTGATAACAGGTGCAAGCAGTGGAATTGGATATGAACTTGCTAAAATTTATGCAGAAAATGGACATGACTTGGTTATTGTGGCACGAAACAGGGATAAATTGGGAATGCTGCAAAAAGAAATTTTTGAGGAAATTTCTAAAAATATTAAAGTAACTGTGATTGAAAATGACTTGTCACAGGAAAATGCTGCTGAAAGGCTTTATAATCAGATAAAATCTAGCAATCTTAAAATTGATACGCTTGTGAATAATGCTGGAGCGGGTATTTATGGAAGGTTTTCTGAATTTGATGAAGAAACGATGAAAAGAAATGATGCAATGATAAATTTGAATATAAAGGCAGTTGTAGAATTGACAAGGCTGTTTTTGGCTGACATGATAAAAGATGGAAGAGGCGAGATATTAAATGTTTCTTCAGTCGCAGCTTTTATGCCAGGACCTCTGATGAGTACGTATTATGCGAGCAAGGCCTTTGTGCAGTCGTTTACTGAAGCGGTTAGGGAAGAAATGAAAAATGATATTCGTACGAAAAATATAAAAATATGTGCTCTTTGTCCTGGTCCAACAGCTACTGAATTTGAAAAAAGCAGTAATTTGGAAGAAAGTTCACTTTTTGAACGAATGAAAGTTATGTCAGCTAAAAAAGTGGCTGAAATTGGCTATAAGAAATTTCAGAAGGGGAAAATAATTATAATTCCTGGAATTTTTAATAGAATTGCAGTTTTTGGAACTAGATTTTTTTCAAGAAAGTTTGTTGTAAGAATAGCTAGAAAAATTCAGGAAAAAAAGAAAGATTCTTAATAAAAAAATTTTAGTATAAGTTGAGAATATTTTAAAAATTAAAGGAGGTTTTGAAATGTTAAAATTTGAAAAGTATCAAGGTGCGGGGAATGATTTTATTATTGTTACTGAAAGGGAACTAATTGAAAAGGGGATACCTGAATATGGGGAATTTGCTAGTCAGGTTTGTGACAGGCATTTCGGAATAGGTGCAGATGGTCTGATTATTTTAAAATATGTGGCAAGCATGCCATTTATGTTTTTCTTTAATGGAGATGGAAGTCAAGCACCAATGTGTGGAAATGGAATAAGATGTTTTTCACATTATCTTGCGAATAATCATTTAGTTGAAGGGGATGAATTTGTTGTAAAAACAGTTCCTGGCGACTTAATGATAAGAGTAAATTATGATGAGGAAAAAGATGATTTTTCAGCAAGAGTGAATATGGGTAAACCTGTTTTTAATGTAAAAGAATTGATAAATACTGAAAAAGAGCAGTTTTTAAGAGAAAAAATCAATATCGATGGAACAGAAATTGAAATTTCATATATTTTTATGGGAACTGACCATTCTGTAATATTTGTAAATGATTTTAATGATTACAATATTGATGAATTTGGTAAAAAAATTGAAAATTATACTGATTTGTTTCCAAAAAAAGTTAATGTAAACTTTGTGAAAGTGCATGATAGAAAACATATGGAAGTAATCACTTGGGAACGTGGGGCAGGACGGACATTAGCTTGTGGAACAGGCGTAACTGCTTCAGCAGTATTGGCAAAGACTTTTGGATTTGTTGATGAAAAAGTGAATGTAAAAGTTCCAGGCGGTCAGCTTGTTATTGAGTATGAAGGTGGAGAAAACGATGCTTTTATGACAGGACCTAGTGAAAAAATAGCTGAAGGATTGTATAAATATCAAAGATAACTTGAATATTGTATTATTTTCAGTGTAATAATTAAGTTAATTATAAATTTAAAAGTAAATACTATTCAGCAATGAAATTAAGCCTTTTTATTTATTAAAAAAATATAATTTGTACTTTTTAGATAGAGTTTAGTTATATTTAAAATTTTAAATAGGAATAAAATAAAAAATTAGGAAACTAAATTAAGGAAAGAAGGAATAAAATGAAATTTGAAGGTTCATACGTGGCTTTAATTACGCCATTTAAAAATAATGGAACGGAATTGGATGAAGATAAATTAAGAGAATTGGTAAATTATCACATTGAAAATGGAACATCTGGAATAGTACCTTGCGGAACGACTGGAGAAGCTCCAACTCTGACATTTGCAGAACATGAAAAAGTAATAAAAATAGTTGTGGAAGAAGTGAAAGGAAGAATACAAGTAGTCGCTGGAGCAGGATCGAATAACACAACAAGAGCGATAGAACTTACAAAATACGCAAAGGAACTGGGAGCGGATGCAGCGTTAAGCACTTGCCCATACTACAATAAACCAAGTCAAAGAGGACTTTATGAACACTACAAAACAATTGCACAGGAAGCAAAATTTCCTATAATGCTTTACAATGTGCCTGGAAGAACAGGAACAAATATCGAAGCAGAAACAATCGCAAAACTGGCTGAACTGCCTGAAATTGTAGCTGTAAAGGAAGCGACAGGAAGTCTTGAACAAATGATAAGAATTCAGGATTTATGCGGAGATAAAATTGAAATTCTTTCAGGAGAAGATCACCTAATCCTGCCAATGCTGTCAATCGGCGCAAAAGGAGTCGTTTCTGTAGTTGCCAACATAATGCCCCAAGAAATGAGCGATCTAATCAGTTCATTCTTAAACAAGAACTTTGACAAAGCGTTTGAACTGCACACAAAATTATACGATGTAAGCAGAAACATGTTCGTGGAAGGAAACCCTGTAACTGTGAAGGCTGCTATGAAAATACTTGGAAAACTTGACAATGACATAGTAAGATTGCCATTGACGGCAGCTGAAGCTGATACTTATGGGAAATTGACAAAAGTGTTTAAAGAAAAAGGGATTTTTTAATTTTTTGTTATTTTTGGAGGAAATGTATTGTGAGTAAATTATTAATATTAGGTAATACTAATGTGTATACATTTTGCAATTCTATTTTAGGTGCTAATGAAAAATCGAAAGAAATATTTGATGGAGAAAGTATTAGTGAAATATATGTAATTCATTCACCTGAATCTTTTAATGAACTTTTTGTTAAAAATAATGATAAAGAAAATGGA contains:
- a CDS encoding aspartate kinase, producing MIIVHKYGGTSVATTEKIMNIAKYLGSVKDSGNDVVVVVSAMGKTTDALIKLAHEITDKPDLREMDRLMSTGEQQTIALLSIALQTLGYEAISLTGAQAGIKTSGHYTKNRIEDINGKEIKEHLSKGKIVVVAGFQGVNEAGDVTTLGRGGSDTSAVALAAALGGKCEIYTDVDGIYSIDPRVYKDAKKLPVVSYDEMMELAFLGAGVMEPRAVELGSKYGVEIYVGKSLGEKNGTIITSREKTKENKEMEQKVITGVSINENMVMVNVEEIPTNAQNVYEIFKRAEANGINIDIISQNDVTSHHGSFAFTCPKTDIAALEKIGAEIEAEFPRTSFIINPYITKVSVVGIGLISNIGVAAKMFRILSENDISFHQVSTSEISISLVVDEVMGKRVAELFAKEFDL
- a CDS encoding SDR family NAD(P)-dependent oxidoreductase, with product MKRVLITGASSGIGYELAKIYAENGHDLVIVARNRDKLGMLQKEIFEEISKNIKVTVIENDLSQENAAERLYNQIKSSNLKIDTLVNNAGAGIYGRFSEFDEETMKRNDAMINLNIKAVVELTRLFLADMIKDGRGEILNVSSVAAFMPGPLMSTYYASKAFVQSFTEAVREEMKNDIRTKNIKICALCPGPTATEFEKSSNLEESSLFERMKVMSAKKVAEIGYKKFQKGKIIIIPGIFNRIAVFGTRFFSRKFVVRIARKIQEKKKDS
- the dapF gene encoding diaminopimelate epimerase; the protein is MLKFEKYQGAGNDFIIVTERELIEKGIPEYGEFASQVCDRHFGIGADGLIILKYVASMPFMFFFNGDGSQAPMCGNGIRCFSHYLANNHLVEGDEFVVKTVPGDLMIRVNYDEEKDDFSARVNMGKPVFNVKELINTEKEQFLREKINIDGTEIEISYIFMGTDHSVIFVNDFNDYNIDEFGKKIENYTDLFPKKVNVNFVKVHDRKHMEVITWERGAGRTLACGTGVTASAVLAKTFGFVDEKVNVKVPGGQLVIEYEGGENDAFMTGPSEKIAEGLYKYQR
- the dapA gene encoding 4-hydroxy-tetrahydrodipicolinate synthase, with translation MKFEGSYVALITPFKNNGTELDEDKLRELVNYHIENGTSGIVPCGTTGEAPTLTFAEHEKVIKIVVEEVKGRIQVVAGAGSNNTTRAIELTKYAKELGADAALSTCPYYNKPSQRGLYEHYKTIAQEAKFPIMLYNVPGRTGTNIEAETIAKLAELPEIVAVKEATGSLEQMIRIQDLCGDKIEILSGEDHLILPMLSIGAKGVVSVVANIMPQEMSDLISSFLNKNFDKAFELHTKLYDVSRNMFVEGNPVTVKAAMKILGKLDNDIVRLPLTAAEADTYGKLTKVFKEKGIF